DNA from Cottoperca gobio chromosome 4, fCotGob3.1, whole genome shotgun sequence:
ActgaagagagacagggaaGGTTACATGTAATGTGCTTATGTTAAACCATCATGTTGCCTAAGAATGAGGATGCAATCAAGGTGTGTTAAAAgcaaatgtgttaaatgtttcctgtcttctcttcagtctgtgtctttgtgtgaagTTTTTCTTTAAGATGCATTCAGTTCCCAAGTGAGTTCAACAGGCCACCTTAAGCAGCTGTCTTGAACCTGGGGTCCTCAGCGAAGAGTTTCTCCACCAGGGTTACTCCCTCAGGCGCAGGGGTGCACTGGGCTGACACTGCGGTGGGGAAGCCCTCGATGGTGGGTTCCGACTTTCCGGGGATCTGGGGATCGGGCTTCAGAGGCAAGGTGACTCCCACCTCAGGGCCACCGGCGGGGACATCGGGGAATGAAGGCAGGGTAATGGGCTGGCCCATGGCAGGCACCATCCTCACAATGCCCTCTGGGTGGTTGTGGGCTGACTTCTCATGCTCGTGGtcgtggtgatggtggtggtgctCGTGCTCGTGCAGGTGACTGTGCTTGTGGTCGTGATCCAGAGCGACCTCGTGATCGTGCTCGTGGGTGTGCACGCTGTCGCCATGCTTGTAGTCGTGGTGCTGGTTGGGCAGGTCGCCGCTGTGGTTATGTGCCTTGCTGTGATGAGTGTGCACGTGATCGTGCCCGTGCCCGTGGTCATGGGAGTGGGCGTGAGCATGCCTGTGGCTGCTGCCCGCCTCGTGGTCGTGCGTGTGATGGTGGTCGCTGTTGTTATCGTGCTGCTGGGTATTGCTGTGATGAACATGGCCCTTGGTATGGTCGTGCACGTGgtcgtgtgtgtgcgcgtcgtCGGTGGCGTGTGCGACGTCATGGTCGtggctgtgtgcgtgtgtgtctgtgtggctgTGGTCAGTCTCTCCGCCCAGcaggtgtgttttcttctctctttcagcaGCCTGGAGAACATGTAAAGATACAATTAGTGATGTGTGGGACAACAAAATGTGGGTAAATTGGTAGAATTTAAGATGAGTGTAACTTCTACTACATCCACCATGGTTAGAAAGCATAATggcatatatattcatatatattgtacatattttcatagtattttttgacatttttatttaaatattcttcTATAAAGCTTATAGAAGAATATTATATTAggatatattatacatatttttgtagtacttctttttaaatgttgtgtgtaaTTTTCTTCTATGTATGTCTCTTGCTTTTTGTACTTGCTAATTTgactttcatttccttttactatatttatgttactatatttatgttacaccgaagcaaattccttgtacgTGAAACTAACTGGCAACcggattcttcttcttcatcttctaaAGACGTAACATTACCTGCATGAGAAGAATGCAGGGCTCTTTTGAGGCAACTTGTGAAGGAAAATTCCACTTTATTACTTGgatcttattattttattttatctgaccATTGTGTCTATATGATAACATTGTTATCACTAAAATAATTTCTGATATGATCTCAGCAATTACTTTGGTGAATACGAAGTTATGATAGAAATGATTgccaaaactatgaaaataaattgtaattaatCGGAATtgaatttgtatatatttaaataaatatttcacgTGTGCTTTTTCCTCTTACtacagaaaaacattaaataattaaatgaatgtgaCACTGTGTTTTGTCATGGCTTAGTGAGTCTTACCTCAGGCTCAAAGATCTGACAGTCTACGCTGGTGTCAGCATCACCAGTGGGAGAGTAGAAGAGGGATGCCTTACAGAAGCCCTTgtgctgaggagaggagaacaagaGAAAACGTGAGAGGGGAGAGAGCCGAGGGACGGTTATGCCTGTGGCTTTATGAGAGTTTCATAGTCAAACAAACTGAATTTTCTTGCTTACTGATATGAACCATAAACATACTGATCCAGAGCTATAAGGAGGATTCTTTAAGAGgttaaaaactttaaataatcCCGATTTATTACGGGAAAGACAGAATGAAAACTGGATTTaaattttttaatttaaaaaacaaaacacttctgtGAGAATACAAGCCAAATACAGTTCGACTCAAGCACGTCATAAGTCTCTATATAACACTTAAATACAATCCTGgaagttaaaataaatgatccCTTTGATCAAGATATAAATAGTCAAAAACAATTTGCCatgactcacagtgaactcGCAGTCCATGAGGGGGCACttatcagctgctgctgctgagctgttGCAGCTGGTCTCCTGGATGGTGTACTCTGCATTGTAATACATCGACATGGCCAtctggatacacacacacacacacacacacacacacacacacacacacacacacacacacacacccacacacacaaggaatTGGTCAAGGAGCTAGCTAGTGAGTGAGCTAGAGAGCTTCTGACCGAGTGAAGAGCAGGAGGTGGGAGCACAAATGGGATTTCACAGGGGTTAGGGTCATGAGGATTGAGAGGATTGAGAggattttggaaaatatatgaCTGATTTTTACATCGTAAGCATTTAGATtaaacacagagaaggagaTTTTATTTGCATGAGTGGTTTCTCTGGACGATTTGATGCTAATTTTATGGTGGAAACTTACTTTTTACCTCCACCAAGTAAATAATGACTGTCAACAGGATgatggaaaaactactggcccgattttcatgaaacttggtggaagggtgtagcagggGCGAAGGAAGACCCgatacatttattattgataAATACATGCATTATTGTTCACCTTCGTTGACATTGTAgttaatactgtatgtgtaaaacGTACCCCGGCTGTAGCACGGGTGATCTTGAGCAGAGCGAAGCGTTTGGACAATTTGCTCTCATTGTTGAACTTCTccagtgagagagacacagccTTCTGAACCTCAGCGTTGTCCACGTC
Protein-coding regions in this window:
- the fetub gene encoding fetuin B, with product MKQCVLLSLLLALECVHIQGAPVEHVGREQGSCEDAQAKMAAKVALTDINQDRKEGYIFALHRLSNVHVTHHEEVGEVFYLTLDVVETNCSVLNMKDTKNCEARPTHDTPVYGQCKVVIYISRIHRVVRLYKYDCTITPVPSARVFEMCPDCPGPIDVDNAEVQKAVSLSLEKFNNESKLSKRFALLKITRATAGMAMSMYYNAEYTIQETSCNSSAAAADKCPLMDCEFTHKGFCKASLFYSPTGDADTSVDCQIFEPEAAEREKKTHLLGGETDHSHTDTHAHSHDHDVAHATDDAHTHDHVHDHTKGHVHHSNTQQHDNNSDHHHTHDHEAGSSHRHAHAHSHDHGHGHDHVHTHHSKAHNHSGDLPNQHHDYKHGDSVHTHEHDHEVALDHDHKHSHLHEHEHHHHHHDHEHEKSAHNHPEGIVRMVPAMGQPITLPSFPDVPAGGPEVGVTLPLKPDPQIPGKSEPTIEGFPTAVSAQCTPAPEGVTLVEKLFAEDPRFKTAA